Below is a genomic region from Paraburkholderia phenazinium.
CAACCGTCTCGGGATATTGCTGAAGAAACGCTTCGCGCGCGTCCAGAAAGCCGTACGTGTTGAAGTCGACGTTGCGATACAGCAGGCGGTCACCGTCGTCGATCTGTGCGGCGGCCATATGCGGATCGAGACCCGCCCATGCATCCACCTGGCCGTTCGCGAGCGCGGTGCGCCCATCCGGATGCTGCAGGTTCACGAGCTCGACGTCGTCGCGCGTCAGCCCCACCGTATGGAGCGCACGCAGCGTGAACAGGAACGGATCGGTGCCCTTGGTGGCGGCGATCTTTTTACCCTTCAGGTCGGCGAGCGTCTTGATCGGCGAGTCCTTGCGCACCACCAGGGCGGTCCATTCGGGTCGCGAGAAGATATAAACGGCCCGGATCGGATTGCCGTTCGCCTTGCCAAGCACGGCCGCAAGGCCTGCTGTCGAGCCAATGTCGATTGCACCGCTGTTCAGGTATTCAAGCGCGCGGTTGCTGCCGAGACTCAACACCCATTTGATCTGCGCATGGTCGGGTTTGAACTCGTCTTCAAGCCAGCCATATCGTTTGATGACGAGACTTTCCGGCGAGTAGTACGCATAGTCGACGCGGATCTCCGGCGGGGTCGCGGCATAGGCCGTCGCCATCGTCACGAGGCCTGAGGCCAGCACAGCCAGCAGCATGGCCAGCCGGGCCGACGAACGATTGAAGAACCGCTTCATTTAGGTCTCCCAGTTTCCAGAGATCGGTGTGAACAGACCGATCAATGTAATGAAAGACGCTGCTTTTACGAACTAACGAAAGATCACAAGGAAACCAGCGGCAGCGATATCGCATGCGTGGCGGAGTGGGGGCGGCGTTTGCCGGCGTTAAAGCGTCGGAACTGGCGTTGCGTTGGTTGGGTGAGATCCGAGGCGAGCACCTCTGTTCGTCGGGCGCGCGTGCCTTTCCGTCTTTGCCACCACGCACCGCCCGGCCTGCTGCGCGTCATCAATTCGGCTTGACGAACCTCAACGTCATGCGATCCGATTCCCCAATCGCGGCAAAGCGCGCCTTATCGACACTGCCGCCCTCGTAGGTCGGCGGCAGCGACCAGACGCCGTGCGGATAGTCCTTGGTGTCGCGCGGATTGCTGTTGATCTCGCTGCTGCCGGCCAGCTTGAACCCGGCGGCCTGCGCATGTTCAATCACGTAGGCTTCGGTGACATAGCCGCTGTCGATCATCTGTTGCAGCGACGTGCCCGGCGCCGCGCGATGCTCTTCGACGCCGAGGATGCCACCCGGCTTCAGCGCGCGGTAGAACGCTTGCAGGTTGGCGTCGATCTGGCCGTCCTTGATCCAGTTGTGGATATTGCGGAACGTGAGAACGCGGTCGACGTTGCCGTTCGCCTCGAAGCCATTGAACTGTCCCGCCTGCAGCGTGCCGACGACGACCTTGCCGTAGAGGGCCGGTGTCGCCGCCAGCTTGCGGGCAAATGCGGCGTCACCTGCCTTCTCTTCTGCCGCGGCGGCCGGCGACGGGCTTTCGTATTCGGCCTCGTAGAGCGTGCCGTGATCGTGCAGGTAGGGCGCGAGAATGTCCGTGTACCAGCCGCAACCCGGCGCAATTTCGAGGACCGTTTGCGTCGGCGCGATCTCGAAGAACTGCAGCGTGCCTTGCGGATGGCGATAGACGTCGCGCGCCTTCGCGGCGTCGCTGCGCTGCGGGCCGGCGACGGCCGAGGCTAGCGAGCTATCGTTCGATGGGACGCACGCGCAGGCCGCAACGAGTAGCGTGGCGGTCAGTCCGGCGAGGGTGTTGCGCAGCGTGCGAAGCATCGGATGGGAGTGGTGAGTCATGGCGCCTGTGATGGGTTCGGGTGGGCCGCAATGCAAACGGCAACAGGCGTAAAGATAAGCGTTTGTGGCGCGCTTTGCACGCGGGCGCGGTTTCAGCAGGTTCCGTGGATTCGGCGTATCGTAACTCGCCAGTTAGCCGATCAACCGGAGAGTCCTGCATGTCTAGCCAGCCACGCCCGCCACGCCAGTTGCGCCTCGGCGCCTTCATGCGCCCTGTGACGATCCATACCGGCGCATGGCGCTATCCGGGCGCCTACCCCGACGCCAACTTCAACTTCTCGCACATGAAGCGCTTCGCACAGACACTCGAGCGTGGACGTTTCGACGCGTTTTTCATGGCCGATCATCTGGCCGTGCTCAACATGCCGGTGGAGGCGCTCAAACGCAGTCACACGGTCACCTCGTTCGAACCGATGACCTTGTTGCCGGCGCTCGCCGCCGTGACCGAGCGTCTCGGCCTGATCGCCACGGGGTCTACGACGTTCGACGCGCCTTATCACGTCGCGCGCCGCTTTGCCTCGCTCGATCACATCAGCGGCGGCCGCGCGGGCTGGAATCTCGTCACCACCTCGAACCCGGACGCCGCGCTCAACTTTGGTCTCGAAGAACATGTTGAGCATGACGAACGATATCGCCGCGCGCGCGAGTTCTTCGATGTCGTCACCGGACTATGGGACAGCTGGGCCGACGATGCGCTGATTCGCGACGTCGAGTCCGGCATCTTCTTCGATCCGGACAAGCTGCATGTGCTCGATCACAAGGGCGAATACTATTCGGTGCGCGGGCCGCTCAACATTGCACGTCCGGTGCAGGGCTGGCCTGTGATCGTCCAGGCCGGTTCGTCCGAAGCGGGGCGGCAGATCGCCGCCGAAACTGCAGAGGCGGTTTTCACTGCGCAGACCACGCTTGCGGACGGTCAACGCTTTTACGCAGATGTCAAAGGCCGCATGGAGAAACTCGGGCGCTCGCGTGACCATATGAAGATTCTGCCGGCCGCTTTCGTGGTGGTAGGCGACACGCTCGATGAAGCGCTGGAAAAGCGCGCACGTCTGGACACATTCGTGCATTACGACAGTGGGATCGCGTCGCTTTCCATCGCACTCGGACACGATGTGTCGGGCTTCGATCCAGATGGTCCGCTGCCGGAAATTCCCGAGAGCAATGCGAGCCGCACGAGCCGATTGCGCGTCGTTGAATGGGCCGAGCGCGACAAGCTCACCATCCGTCAACTGGCGCAGCGCATCGGCGGTTATTCAGGACTGGAAATGGTCGGCACGCCCGCGATGATCGCCGATCAGATGGAGGCGTGGCTGGTCGGCGAAGGCTCGGATGGTTTCAACGTGATGTTCCCGTACCTGCCTGGCGGCCTCGACGATTTCGTCGACAAGGTGATTCCCGAGTTGCAGCGCAGAGGCATCTTCCGGCGTGAATACGAAGGCGCAACGTTACGCGAAAATCTTGGACTGCCGCGGCCGGAGAACCGGTTTTTCCGCACGTGACGACGGGTTGCCGATGGCACCCCTGAAACGGAGGTGAAACGTAAATTGCATACGGCTTTTCAGGCGAAGTGAAGGGGCGAAACACGAAGGCTGAAACCAGCCGTGTGCGGCCCACGTATAAAGGATGCGTACATGGCAGTCCTGCCATGCAAGAGCATCGCGACTCGTCTATGCTGGTACAAGGTCCGGTCGAATTACTGCAGCTAATTTGGCAGATGAGTTTGCAGATATGTTTGCGCGCAATCTTGCGGGCAATGCGGCGTACGCGACCCACTTCACTTTGTCGGAGGCAACATGGAACTAACATCGAAGAAGTTTTGGCAGGCCGTATTGTGTGCGGCAGCGTTGGGCGTCGCGGCTCAAGCAGGCGCGCAGGGGCTTTCTCCGCAGGACGATGTGAATGCCCCTCAGAACGGCAAGCAGTTGATGCCGAACGCGGCGCTGGGCAGCGAATATCCGTCGCACGGCAATCAGCAGGCCGGTGAAATGAACCTCAACCCGGTGGATCCGCGCGCGCAACTGGCCAATGGACTGCCGAACAATGCGGAGGCGGGCGGGTACGGCGCGCCGCTCGCCGGTGTGCGCACCGCTGTGGCCCCGTCGAACTGAGCGTATGTGCGCATGATCCACAGGTGCGGATCATGCGTCCGGCTTTCAGGCGCGCAGCGCGGCCCGTACGCTACAATGCCGACAGCCTGAAAACCGGAATATCAATGAAGATCCGCACTCTATCTATCGCATGCGTAACGACCGCCGCCGTGGTGCTCGCGGGGTGCACGGCCGTCTATAAGAACACCGACGCGTGTGAACAGGCGATGCGCAGCAAGCTGGCTGACGTGTCGCCTGAGCAGATGCCCGAGGCGTCGATCGACAAGCTGTCCGTCGATCACACGGGTACCGGCATCCACGGTTCGCGGGTGGTGGTCGAGGCGTCGCTGTCGCATATGCAGACGGCTTCGGAAGTCGCGGCGGCGTCGGCGCCCAAGGGGGCCTCGGGGGCTGCGGCGGCTTCGGCTGTTTCAGTGGCCTCCGCTAGTCCGCGGGCGTCGCACGGACAGATGGCTTCGGCGGCGGCCGCTGCTGCGGTGGACTCGTCGGACGCGGCGTCGGACGGGGTGAGCACGACGGCCAAGCCAGCCACGGTCGTCGCAGCTGCGTCGGGCGCCTCTGCGGCGGCGGCAAATGCCAAACCGGTCAAGCCCAAGAAGGTGGTCAAGTCTGCCGCTGTCGAATGCAGGTTCGACGGCCTGAATCTGGCGTCGTTCCGTTGGCTGGCGCCCCCGGAACTCGTGAAGACCAACGACACCGCCGCGAGCGATACCCAGGAATAACCGCGTTGCCGTGAGCTGAGCCGCCAAGCCCCGTCTGACCTTGTGGCGGGGCGTGCAGGCCGGCGGCCCGTGACCCGGGCGCGCGTTCTCCAACCCTCAAGCGTGAGCGACGGTGTTAGCACCGGCAGCACCAGCCACCGCCGCTCGCGCATTACGCCTGCGCTCCTCGCGCACGAGACGCAGCACGCGCTCGCCGAATACCTCCGGACATCCCTCGAAGAACCGCTCCACCGCCTTGGTCTCGATCAACTGGCGGCGCAAGGCCTCGCGTTCGTCGTGCCGGGTCACCATTCGCACCGCCGCTTCGACATAAGCCTCGACTGTCTGCGCCGTGGTCCAGGTTGGCATGCCAGCGCGTGCGAACAGCGCGCCGTCGATACGCTCGAACACCTCCGGACCGGTCTTGCACACCCCCGGCAGGCCAAGCGTGAACGCGTCGACGATCCCGTTGGTGTTGCCGAACGGGAAGGGGCTCAGGAACAGATCCGAATCGTCGACGCGCGCCAGGTAGTCGGCGTATTGGTGAAAGCCATGCGTCACGGCGCCCGGCACGGCCGCGCCGATGACGCGGCGCATGTGCTGGAGCGGCAAGCCGTAGCTATTGCCGGTCATGAAGTGGAATTGCACCGGAAGCCCCGCGCGCTCCTGAATCTGCCTGCAGGCATCGAGAAAGGCCGGATTGAGCTTCATCGGACTCGCGGTGATGACGATCTGGACAGTCTCGCGCCGCTGCGGCACGCGTGGAGCGATCTCGGGCAGCGCGAGCGATGCCCGGTACGGCTGGCCGTCCTTGGGCAGTCTTAGCAGGCGTTCGCTGAAACAGGCCGCATCGCCGACGTAATCTTCTTCGACGCTGATGTAATCGATCTTGTCCGAGTGGGTGGTGGCCGGATGGCCCAGGGCTGCTATCTGCAGCGGCGCGATCCGCAGGTTCGACATGAACACCGTCAGGACGAACATGCCGACGCTCGGCATATAGAGCACGTCCGGTTGCTCGGCCACGGCGAAATCGCGGATCGTTTTCAGGCATTCGCCGATGTAGTCCGGCTGCTCGAGTTCGATAAAGCGGTCGAAGACGGCGCGGCCCGCGTCGTCGATCGCGTAGCCGAAACCGAAGCCGACCACTTCGAAATGTTCGCGCGCGGCTTCGATGGTCCGCGAATGCGTGCGGTAGATTGAATGCGCGCCGCCGAACCACTCGACCACCACCAGCATCAACGGTTTCTTGCCGCGCTGCGCGCCGCCGGTGGGGTGCGGCTGTACAGGCGGAGGCAGATCGGTCAGGCCAAGCTGGTCGAGCTTGCGGCGTACCAGCACGTTGATGTCGCGCTTCACCGCGTGACGCCGCGGCGTGTCGGCGTAGCTGCAGAACATATACGCGTTGTGCAATACGGCCGAGGGCAGGTCGTCGAGATCGTCGATCTGCCGCAGCCTGCCGGGCAGCCATTCCAGCAGCGCCTCGCGCTTGCCGTGTGCATTGGCCGAGCCGTGAAAGAGCGGCGCCATCAGGACCAGTGCGAGGCAGGCGGCCATGGTTTTGTCGTGCACCCACAGGGCGGCAAAGTCGAGCTCAAGGTCCGACTCGCTCGAATAGAGCACGCATAGCTTTTCGATGAAACGGTCGCCGGGCATGAATTGCCGGTCGGCGGGCCCGCGCGGATTCAGGTGGCGTACCACGTGATCCGCGTTGCCGAACGCCGTGGATGAAAACAGCACGCTGATCCACTCGTGCAGCGTCAGCATCAGCTGCAAGCATACCGCGTGAGGGCGATACTCCGGGCTGGCGAACAGCGTGGATGCTGCACTCGTCAGACGCGTACAAAAGCGCTCATGCTGCTCGGCAGTTGATAATCCCTCCATGCCCGAAGCACGAAAGCTCTCATCCAGCTGGCCACGCTTCATTTGCAGGAGCGCCAGCGCCGCGACGAACTTGACCGAAGCCTGGTCGTGCGCCTGGCTATATACGAGTTGCTCGAATTCGTCGAGCAAAAATGAGTCTTCCATTGCTTCAATCTTCTATACAGACAACGGGATCTTCGTCGCGCGAGCAGCCATGAAGATCTGCAAGCGAAAGCGTGAACGCCATGGTTTCGATTCTTTAAAGATAGGCATGACTAACAATGTAGACATGTTGTCCGCCAAGAATCGGATTATCGCAGTTGGCCTGTATCAAATAAGCCCGGCCTGGGACTTTGGGAATTTTCTCTGCACGCAGGCCGGGACCCCATCGTCATGTCTCAGAAGGCGTAGTAAGGACCGCTGCCCGCCGAGGTAAGGCGCGACTCGATGGCCGTGTAGATGCGCCGTCCGTAGAAGAATGGCAGGCCCCAGCCGAAGCTGTTGCTGGTGATGCCGGCAAGGTTGTCGAAGGCGTTGTTGGTGCTGTTGAACAGCGTCCTCGAATTGCCCACCGAATAGGCCACCGTCGAACTGGTGCCGTCCGTGCCCCTGATGCTCGCGCTGGCCGATACCGTCGCAGCCGGGCAATACCACAGGCCGCATTCAGGCAACCCCGCGTTGGCGATAAAGAGCGCGTTCGAGCCGCTGTCCAGGTAGCTTTGCGAGTACGTTTGCGCGCCGCTGACCGTGGTCACGTAGCCGCTCTGTGAATTCGCCCGCAGCACGGTGGCGCCGCCGAGCACGTTATTGGCCTGGGTGCCGATCCCGAAAATAAGCGATCCCGCCACCGACGGCGCGCCGCCCGCCGCCACCGCCGGCAGGTCGATCACGACGCCGTTGTTGTCGAGGGGGAACGCGCTCACGGGGTTGGTGACCTGCTGGGCGAGCGGCTGGGCACTCGCCTGACAGGCGCCGCTCGCGGTGCAGCTGTAGTACCAGCGCGGCGCCGCGGAACTGTTGCAGGTGCCGCCGCAATCCGCCGCAAACAGGCCAACGCCGAGAATGCCGTTGCCGCGCAGCGTGGCGACTGTCTGCATGGCGAGGCCTGTACCGGCGCAGTCCGACGGTACGGTGGGCACGACGGGATCGGCGATCAGCTGGATCGGCAGCGACGCGGCGAGCTGGCCGGCCATCCTGACATCCGCGCTGCGCACCGCTCCCCACGTGTAGCCGCCGCCGAACACCGCGCATTCGCCGGCGCTGCCGCTGCCCGATGGCAGGGCCGCCAGTTGCAGGCTGGCCGGCAGCGCCGAGGCGAGGATGCGCAAGCCCTGCGAGCCGGTGTCGACCTGAATGTTGTCGATGGTGGCGCAGTTGCTGGTGCCGGGCGCGCAGATCGTGACGCTGGTGGTGAGCATATTGCGGGTGAGTCCGGGCGCCGCGGTGACTGCGATCGGCTGCACATTCGGCGTGGTGGACTGCCCGACCGCCGCCGGAGCGCTGGCTGGGGTGGTCGGCGTTTTCGTGGAGCCAGACGCCGCCGCCGGCGCGGCGGCACCGCTGGCGGCGCTCAAGTCGCTCCCGCCTCCGCCGCCGCAGGCGGCGAGTACGCTGCAAAGCACGCTGGAAAGGAAAAGAAAGAAGACGAGGTGGGTCCTCATGGCGGGCTCCTTCATGGCAGATCGTCAGGGGTGACGCCGGCAGGCAGCGCGCCCGGCAGCCACGTGCGGCCCACGTAGCTGCGCATCTGACCGCCCGATTCGACGATCACGTCGGGCTGGACCACGCGCGAGTCGTGCAGGTCATGGCTCGCCGCGAGCGCAGCGGCCGCCCCGGCCCGATAGGAGGCGTAGTAGGGGCCGAGCAGCGCCGGCAGGTCGGGCACGGTCGGGCCCTGCCAGGTGTAGGCGAAGATCTGACCGGTGTTCGATGCGTAGGCGTTGATCGTCGTGCCGCCCGCGTCCACGCTCGTGAGGCGCTCCACGGCGCCGTTGAGGATTGGCACCGGCGGGGTTCCCGCGATGCCGGCCAGAGTGCCGCCGAGCGCCGCGTGAGCGGTTGTCACGGGAAGTAATACGGAGATCGCCGCCGATAGCACGACGCCTCTGTAGAAAGGCATTAGGATGTTCCTCGACACTTGCATGGCGGCCCTCTCATTGTTTTTTAATATGACGAATTCAAGATATCACTGAGGTTTCCTGATCAATGTGGGTGGGGCCTGGCGGACTGGCTACAAATCTCAAAAGGAAGCGGGCGCGGAAGTCGGGAATGGTCCGTTAAAACAAGGAGATATTGCTTCTGACAGGACTCTCTGACGTTGCTGTCGGGAGTGTTGTGAATTGTTAAATCGCACTGACGGAGTGGGAGCTAAATCTGCCTCTCGTGTCAGATTTTGGCGCGCGCTCGGCGCGTTTTTCGAGGTGTTATCAACCGCTTCGGCGAGGGGTGGATGCAAGCCCTCAAAACCGTGTTTTCGGTGTCGTCCAGCAGGGGCCAAACCGGCTTTTTGCACAGGTCGGTCCGGGATCGGTAAAATAACGGGTTGATCCACGGAAACTTGCCGTGGCGTAGCGGAAGGATTCCCTGAACATGACTGATCTTCGTCTTACCAAGCGGTATGCAGTATTGCTGGTGGCAGGCGGGCTGGTTGCCGGCGTCGCCGGTTGCGGTACCTCGTCGCCGACCCAGATTGACTACAAGAGCGACTCCAAATCGAAGCAGGTGTCGCTGGCAGTGCCGCCGAACTTGATCGATGAGACGTCCGATCAGCGCTCGCTTCCGCCGCAGGGCGGTCAAACCTCGCTGTCCGCCCTCAACCAGGTGCAGGCGCAGGCGCCGGTTACCAGCCTGGGCGTGCTGCCGCCGGTCAAAGGCATGCATATCCAGCGTGACGGCACCGAAAGCTGGCTCGTCATCGACAACAAGACGCCCGACCAGGCCTGGGCGCAAATCCGCCGTTTCTGGCAGGAACAGGGCTTCCTGCTGGTGGTCGACCAGCGCGACAAGGGCGTGATGGAAACCGACTGGAACGAGACCCACGCGCAGATCAACGACGGCCTGATCCGCGACACGCTGTCGAAGGCGATGGGCAACTCGTACGTGGCTTCCGAGCGTAACAAGTACCGCACCCGCCTCGAAACGGCGCCGAACGGCGGCACCTACGTGTTCATCAGCCAGAAGGGCATGCAGGAAGCTCTGAGCGGCGCGAACAACGAGTCGACCACGTGGCAGCCCAAGCCGAACGATCCCGGCCTCGAAACCGAATACCTGAAGCGCCTGATGGCGTCGCTGGCGCTGGCCGATGCGCGCGGCGCTTCGGGCGATACGCAAAGCACGGCTCTCTCGCCGGCCGGCACGCAGACGGCGCCGGGCGCAGCAACCGCCGGGTCGAGTTCCGCTATTGCGAAGACGGCTGCGCAAAACGTCGCGCTGGCAGCCCAGCAACCCTTCCCGGACCAGAACCAGACGTCGAACACTTCGGCTCAGTTCACCTCCACCGAACTCACGCTGGGCGAGCCGTACGATCGCGCATGGGCGCGCGTGGGTCTTGCGCTCGACCGCAGCAACTTCACGGTCGATACCCGCGACCGTACCCGCGGGCTGTATTCGATCCGCTATGTCGATCCGAAGGACATGCGCTCGGAAGAGCAGGGCTTCTGGAGCCAGGTCATGCACGGCCATACCGAGAAGGTCGCCAAGACGTATCTGGTGAACGTACGGGCCGTTACGCCGGATCAGACCCGTGTAGCCGTGGTTGACGACAAGGGCAATATCGACTCGTCGCAACCGGCCAAAGAGATCATGGCCCTCGTGGTCGATCAGTTGCACTGAGCCCTCGCTGCTTCGTCAAAAGCCCGCCTGGTATGGCTTCCAGGCGGGCTTTTTTATGCCCGTGGCCGGCGCCTTATGGCTGGCCCAGCAACGGATGTGCGCCTCGCATGGAGTTTGCTTGTCTGCCTGAACCAAGACCAAGGAGACCTGCCATGTTCGACGTGATTCCCTACTGGATGTGGGCAGCCAGCCTGCTCATTCTCGCGCTGGTGTGCGGCGCGGCCCTCTCGGCGCATGAGTCGAGGCATGCGCCGACGCGAGTCCGGGGCGTGGCGGCACGCGCCAAATGGCGCGTGCGCTGAACGGCGCACCGCCCGGGCGGGCTCGTGTGCCGAGCGCGCGTAACGTGACGTTACGGCGTAACGCGCCGCAAAAGCCCGCCTCTTTTGCCGACGACGCGAAAAATAAATATAAAAATCAATGACCTGCGTTTTCGTGTCAAAGGTATTTCAGATTGGCACACAAGCTGCTTTATCTACCTCATGAGGCCTGACTGGCCGCACGCAAGCCGCTCACGCGGTGCTGGCGCGCGACGTCGGTTTGCCTCACTACAGCACGATTCAGCGCCGGGCTAACGACCCGGTGCTTTGCCCGATGACGGCCTGCGCGCGGCGCGCGCGGCCCTGGTGGCCCCGTCGCCTATCCTCGTAGGGCGACGGTTTCGCCCGCGCTTCCATGAAGCGCGGGCTATTTTTTTTGCGCTGGCGTTTTTAGGTGTCCGCGCTGCTGGGACGGCGCGGCTTCACCCACGGAATCCGTTTGACCACACCCGTGGCGAGCGCGGTGCCGATCAGAATCACCACACATCCTTCGAGCATCCCCGGCGAGACGCTTTCGCCGAGAAACAGTGCGCCCCACAGGATGCCGAAGATCGGGATCACAAAGGTGACGGTGATGGTTTTTGCAGGACCGATGGCGGCGAGCAGATGAAAGTACAGCATGTACGCGACACCCGTGCAGGCGACGCCCAGTGCGATAACCGCTCCCCACGCGTTCAGCGAGATCGGCGCGGCGGGCCAGTAGATCATCGCCAGCGGCAGCAAAACCACGGTGGCGCCGGTCATCGTGCCGGTGGCGACGGTGAGCGCGTCGACGCCGCTCAGGTGCCGTTTGGCATAGTTGGCGGCAATGCCGTACAGCAGCGTCGCGCCGAGTGCGGCGGCCGCAGCGAGCGCGGTTGTCAATGGCGTCGCGCTGCCGCCGTGGGGCGAGACAATCTGATCCCACACCAGCATCAACACGCCGAGGAAACCGACTACGAGACCGAGGCTGCGCAACGCGCTCAGGCGGTCCTTTAACCAGAGGAAGGCCACGAGCGCGCCCCATAGCGGCGTGCTGGCGTTGATCACCGAGGTGACGCCCGCCGACAGCGTCAACTCCGCATACGCGAACAGGCAGAAAGGCGCCGCCGAATTGAGAATGCCGACTATCACCAGCGGCACGGCCCGGCTGCGCAGCGTGGCGAGCGACTCGCGCAGTGGACGTCGCACGATTAGCACGATCGCGAGAGACAGTGCGCCGATGCCGACCCGCAGGGCCATCAGCGGGGCGACCCCGAAGTCGGTCACGCCGACCCGGATGAAAAGGAACGACGCTCCCCATAGAGCGGCGAGGATGATGAGCTGGAGCAGATTTCTGGAGTTCATTTGAGGCGCGTCTCGCGCGGTTGAGTCGAGACGCGAAGTGATGGTACCCGCGTGAACGCGCGGATATTTCACGCTGGAATGAAACAGCAAGATCTTCTTGCCGACCGGCTTCTTCGACGGGGATAGGGTAGGCGGCGCGCTCGTTTGCGTAAAACGAGCAATTCTCACGGCTATGTGAGGAAAATTGACGGAAAGCCGAGGCAAAAAAAACGGGCACGCCCTCCAAGCGTGCCCGCCGTCATGCCTCCGGCTGTGCGCTCGCTCAGTGCGGGATCATCCACTGCAGATAGTTCTGCTGCAGCCACACGATGATGCCAAGCACGATCGTGAGAATCAGCGAGTGCTTGAACGTCTTGGCGAACACCACACCTTCCTTGCCTTTGAGTTCGGTGGTGGCAACGCCGGTGGAGATGTTTTGCGGCGAGATCATCTTGCCCATCACACCGCCCGACGAGTTCGTCGCTGCCATCAGGATCGGGTTCAGGTTGAGCTGGTTGGCAGCCACCACCTGGAGATTACCGAACAGCGCATTGCCTGACGTGTCGCTGCCCGAGAGGAAGACGGCAACCCAACCGAGGAACGCCGACACCAGCGGGAAGAATGCCCCCACCGACGCGACACCGAGACCGAGCGTGTAGGTGAGCCCCGAGTAGTTCATCAGATAGGCGAGCCCGACGATGGTCGCTACCG
It encodes:
- a CDS encoding DMT family transporter, which translates into the protein MNSRNLLQLIILAALWGASFLFIRVGVTDFGVAPLMALRVGIGALSLAIVLIVRRPLRESLATLRSRAVPLVIVGILNSAAPFCLFAYAELTLSAGVTSVINASTPLWGALVAFLWLKDRLSALRSLGLVVGFLGVLMLVWDQIVSPHGGSATPLTTALAAAAALGATLLYGIAANYAKRHLSGVDALTVATGTMTGATVVLLPLAMIYWPAAPISLNAWGAVIALGVACTGVAYMLYFHLLAAIGPAKTITVTFVIPIFGILWGALFLGESVSPGMLEGCVVILIGTALATGVVKRIPWVKPRRPSSADT